One window of Tepidanaerobacter acetatoxydans Re1 genomic DNA carries:
- a CDS encoding DUF6063 family protein — protein sequence MITHEHLQKGSEVFFSLLENRILPLTDARVYSYMEEPEIREVVKAMAQGAGLRILDTRENLHIVSQARDSIFATSYTHMKSKYKLDRKKHFYLANIIICIYLAEIDKENDIRVRWEEEGVTYYKLEEQVTKVLDSWKTRLDEEDGFAEEWGIAVEEIYDIWNNDFSMYKESKTGDVDVQRNKNTRLGFIYEAMRPLADQKLIINNVNELKIIPKIELYERLNYLYHQRDRYKEIMDLIQRTEEGITDAENNRNQDNGL from the coding sequence TTGATTACTCATGAGCATTTACAAAAAGGTTCTGAGGTGTTTTTTTCATTGCTTGAAAATAGAATATTGCCACTGACTGATGCCCGGGTATATTCCTATATGGAGGAACCTGAAATAAGGGAAGTTGTAAAAGCTATGGCTCAAGGAGCCGGGCTAAGGATTTTAGACACCAGGGAGAACTTGCATATTGTAAGCCAAGCCCGTGATTCGATTTTTGCCACTTCGTATACACATATGAAAAGCAAATACAAACTCGACAGAAAAAAACACTTCTATCTTGCCAATATAATTATTTGTATTTACCTTGCGGAAATAGATAAGGAAAATGATATACGGGTGAGGTGGGAAGAGGAAGGAGTGACTTATTATAAACTGGAGGAACAGGTGACAAAGGTGCTTGACTCCTGGAAAACCCGGTTGGATGAAGAAGACGGTTTTGCCGAGGAATGGGGAATCGCCGTTGAGGAGATTTACGATATTTGGAATAATGATTTTTCCATGTACAAGGAATCAAAAACCGGTGATGTGGATGTGCAGAGGAATAAAAACACTCGTCTTGGTTTCATATATGAAGCCATGCGTCCGTTAGCCGATCAGAAACTAATCATTAATAATGTCAATGAATTAAAGATAATACCTAAAATTGAGTTGTATGAGAGACTAAATTATTTATATCATCAACGGGATCGATATAAAGAGATAATGGACTTGATTCAAAGAACCGAGGAGGGAATCACCGATGCCGAGAATAACCGGAATCAGGATAACGGGCTGTAA